The Vigna unguiculata cultivar IT97K-499-35 chromosome 6, ASM411807v1, whole genome shotgun sequence genome contains a region encoding:
- the LOC114187499 gene encoding laccase-3 has product MKTFHLPGKSCCSWFVLALFALIASLASATEIHFHEFVVQARPVTRLCKNQSIITVNGQFPGPTVEARNGDFVIIKVVNAAQYNISIHWHGLRMLRNPWADGPSYVTQCPIQPGGSYTYRFRIRDQEGTLWWHAHTGFLRATVYGAFIIYPRLGSAYPFSVPKQEFPLILGQWFDSDVVLLQRQADYAGLPPNPSVAYTINGQPGDLYRCSSQGTVRVPVEAGETIMLRIISSALNQELFFSIANHSMTVVGTDAAYNKPFRTTVLMIGPGQTFNVLVTADQPQGLYYMAARAYESAVNAPFDNTTTTAILEYRSTRRSNQNRSRPVLPALPAFNDTATATAFTARIRGLTQVKVFTEVDVNLYLIVGLGLINCTNPNSPRCQGPNGTRFTASMNNVSFELPRTTSLMQAYYERIPGVFTTDFPPVPPVQFDYTGNVPRGLWTPSRGTKLYKVKYGSRMQIVMQDTSIVTTEEHPMHVHGFHFFVVGSGFGNFNPATDPLKFNLVDPPVRNTVGTPPGGWVAIRFVADNPGIWFIHCHIDSHLNWGLGMALLVENGVGLSQSVLPPPPDLPQC; this is encoded by the exons CACTGTCAACGGGCAGTTCCCAGGGCCAACAGTGGAAGCTAGAAACGGGGATTTTGTGATAATCAAAGTAGTAAATGCAGCACAGTACAACATCTCCATCCACTG GCATGGGTTAAGGATGCTGCGAAATCCATGGGCGGATGGGCCGAGTTATGTAACTCAGTGTCCCATACAACCAGGGGGAAGTTACACATACCGATTTAGAATCAGGGATCAGGAAGGGACATTATGGTGGCATGCTCATACTGGATTCCTAAGAGCCACTGTTTATGGAGCTTTCATCATCTATCCCAGATTGGGTTCTGCCTATCCCTTCTCTGTGCCTAAGCAAGAATTTCCCCTCATTCTTG GGCAATGGTTTGATTCGGATGTTGTGCTTCTCCAAAGGCAGGCAGACTATGCAGGATTACCTCCAAATCCATCTGTTGCATATACCATTAATGGGCAACCTGGTGATCTTTACAGATGCTCAAGCCAAG GAACTGTGCGTGTTCCAGTTGAAGCTGGGGAGACAATTATGTTGAGAATCATCAGCAGTGCACTCAATCAAGAACTTTTCTTCTCCATTGCCAACCACAGCATGACTGTGGTTGGTACAGATGCAGCGTATAATAAGCCCTTCAGAACCACAGTCCTCATGATAGGACCTGGTCAGACATTCAATGTCCTAGTCACTGCTGATCAACCCCAAGGTCTCTACTACATGGCAGCACGCGCCTATGAATCTGCTGTGAATGCTCCGTTTGACAATACCACCACCACTGCAATCCTAGAATACAGATCTACTAGACGCAGTAACCAAAACAGATCAAGACCAGTCTTGCCAGCTTTGCCTGCCTTCAATGACACTGCCACTGCAACTGCGTTCACTGCTAGGATTAGGGGCCTTACTCAGGTTAAAGTCTTTACGGAAGTTGATGTGAATCTATATTTAATAGTGGGGTTGGGGTTAATCAATTGCACGAATCCTAATAGTCCCCGGTGTCAAGGACCAAATGGAACCCGCTTCACAGCCAGCATGAACAATGTATCATTTGAACTCCCAAGAACCACCTCCTTAATGCAAGCGTACTATGAAAGAATACCCGGTGTCTTCACAACAGACTTTCCCCCTGTTCCTCCTGTACAATTTGATTATACTGGGAACGTACCAAGGGGGCTATGGACACCTTCACGGGGAACTAAGCTCTACAAAGTGAAGTATGGCTCGAGGATGCAAATTGTTATGCAAGACACAAGCATAGTGACCACAGAGGAACACCCTATGCATGTTCATGGATTCCACTTCTTTGTAGTCGGTTCAGGTTTCGGCAACTTCAACCCAGCAACTGATCCACTCAAGTTCAACCTTGTAGACCCACCTGTGAGGAACACTGTTGGAACACCTCCTGGAGGATGGGTGGCTATTCGTTTTGTGGCTGACAATCCAG GAATTTGGTTCATCCATTGCCACATAGACTCGCATCTGAATTGGGGTTTGGGCATGGCACTTCTGGTAGAAAATGGAGTTGGCCTTTCACAATCAGTATTACCTCCACCGCCAGATCTACCCCAATGTTAA